Genomic DNA from Roseburia intestinalis L1-82:
ACCGCAGGGAGCAGGGGATCACGGAGGAAGTATCATTTGAGCAGATGCGCGCGATGTATCAGGCGATGAAAGATGCGGATGCGCGTTATGATGAAAAATTAAAATCCGAGAGCGGACTTGTCGGTACGGAAGGCAAAAAGATGATGGAGGCGAGGGCAGAGGGAACTTTGCTCTGTGGAGATTTTATCGGGAAAGTCATGGAGAAGGCATTAAAGACCAGTGAGTCAAATGCATGCATGAAGCGTATTGTCGCGGCACCGACTGCCGGTTCGTGCGGAGTTGTACCGGCGGTATTTTTGAGTCTGCAGGAAGAAAAAGGCTATTCTGAGGAAAAAATGGTGGAAGCACTGTTTGTAGCAGCCGGGATCGGCGGAGTGATCGCAGAGCGTGCTTTTCTGGCAGGTGCAGCGGGAGGCTGTCAGGCAGAGATCGGTTCTGCGTCTGCGATGGCAGCGGGCGGAGTTGTGCATTTATCAGGCGGCAGTGCAAAAGAGATCGCAAATGCAGCGGCACTGGCTTTAAAAAATCTGTTGGGACTTGCCTGTGATCCGGTTGCCGGTCTGGTGGAGGTGCCGTGCGTGAAACGAAATGTGATGGGCGCAGTCAATGCACTGACATCGGCGGATCTGACGAGTGCGGGAATCTTCAGCAAGATTCCGCCGGATGAGGTGATCGATGCGATGCGGAGTATCGGAAGAAGCATGTCCGAGGATATCCGTGAAACAGGAAAAGGCGGACTTGCGGGAACACCGACCGGAGTGGAGATCCGTGAGCGGATGGCCGGGGGCAGAACGCAGGAAGCATGATGCCGTAGATGGAAAAAATGAGATAAATCGGTTTTGGTTATTTGACAAGGCAACACACATGACTGACCTGTTTGACAGGTGGGTTGTGATGGTGTTGCTTTTTTTGCGTTATAGAAATTTTCTAAATTTTATGAATAAATTTGTTGACAATATCGTAACATAGTGCTATGGTTAGTTACACAAGTAATGAACCACATAACAAACCAACCACATAATGCCAACGGAATCTTATCAGGAATGAAATTGAAAGAAAGGAGCCACCATGCATGAATGAAATCTTAACGCAGGAGAAATCCATTTATCTGCAGATCGCAGAAATGATCGAAACAGATATTTTGAGGGATATTCTTCTGGAGGAAGAGCGTGTGCCGAGTACCAATGAGCTGGCAAAGTTATATGCGATCAACCCGGCGACTGCGGCGAAAGGCGTGAATATATTGGTAGATGAAGGAATCTTATATAAGAAAAGGGGAATCGGCATGTTTGTAGCAGAAGGGGCAAAAGAAAACATTTTAAACCGCAGGCGGAATGAATTTTTTGATCACTATGTCAAAAAATTGTTAGAGGAAGCGGCAAGCATTGGACTTGATA
This window encodes:
- the sdaAA gene encoding L-serine ammonia-lyase, iron-sulfur-dependent, subunit alpha: MYGSLQELCELEEKSGKPFWKIVQEDDRREQGITEEVSFEQMRAMYQAMKDADARYDEKLKSESGLVGTEGKKMMEARAEGTLLCGDFIGKVMEKALKTSESNACMKRIVAAPTAGSCGVVPAVFLSLQEEKGYSEEKMVEALFVAAGIGGVIAERAFLAGAAGGCQAEIGSASAMAAGGVVHLSGGSAKEIANAAALALKNLLGLACDPVAGLVEVPCVKRNVMGAVNALTSADLTSAGIFSKIPPDEVIDAMRSIGRSMSEDIRETGKGGLAGTPTGVEIRERMAGGRTQEA
- a CDS encoding GntR family transcriptional regulator — its product is MNEILTQEKSIYLQIAEMIETDILRDILLEEERVPSTNELAKLYAINPATAAKGVNILVDEGILYKKRGIGMFVAEGAKENILNRRRNEFFDHYVKKLLEEAASIGLDKNEVIKLIQSADQ